A single window of Pseudoduganella plicata DNA harbors:
- a CDS encoding N-acyl amino acid synthase FeeM domain-containing protein, with protein sequence MHPLDDTIVSFEAAAKLRDLVIREHEIATAHTHPIDTQVFHIRMASTAGKREAASLLLRKMYGWRGYDVDPEAAHVPNRITLYAETAGATVGTMALCLDDAKLGLPADDNFRDKLDELRAQGCRLCEPSRLAIDRDVTKRVFAALIHISYIYARNIHGFTDYVIEVNPRHVMFYKRMLGFSDFGGERQCSRVAAPAVLLRLELSVMGEQIERFGGQMEAAPGERSFYPYFFPLRDEPGITGRLIQGRD encoded by the coding sequence GTGCATCCTCTGGACGACACAATCGTTTCATTCGAAGCCGCGGCGAAGCTGCGCGACCTCGTCATTCGCGAGCACGAGATCGCAACGGCCCACACGCACCCGATCGACACGCAGGTCTTTCATATCCGTATGGCGAGCACGGCCGGCAAGCGCGAAGCGGCCAGCCTGCTGCTGCGCAAGATGTACGGCTGGCGCGGTTACGACGTGGACCCGGAAGCGGCACACGTGCCGAACCGCATCACGCTGTATGCGGAAACGGCCGGCGCGACGGTCGGCACGATGGCCCTGTGCCTGGACGACGCGAAGCTGGGCCTGCCCGCCGATGACAATTTCCGCGACAAGCTCGACGAGCTGCGAGCGCAGGGGTGCCGCCTGTGCGAGCCGTCGCGCCTCGCGATCGACCGGGACGTAACGAAACGGGTGTTTGCCGCGCTGATCCACATCTCCTATATTTACGCGCGCAATATCCACGGTTTCACCGATTACGTGATCGAGGTCAATCCGCGCCATGTGATGTTCTACAAGCGCATGCTGGGCTTCAGCGACTTCGGTGGCGAGCGCCAGTGCTCGAGGGTGGCCGCGCCGGCCGTGCTGCTACGCCTGGAACTGTCGGTCATGGGCGAGCAGATCGAGCGCTTCGGCGGCCAGATGGAAGCGGCGCCGGGCGAACGTTCGTTTTACCCCTACTTCTTCCCGCTGCGCGACGAGCCAGGCATCACCGGCCGCCTGATCCAGGGCAGGGACTGA
- a CDS encoding FAD-binding oxidoreductase has protein sequence MATAASPVDAALAAWRSVLGPDRVVTDAAVLGRYAASTSSWSTQPVAILHPHNTDEVVRIVQGATSGRVPLYPISAGRNWGYGDACAPGDGHAIVDLTGMNRILEVNAELAYVVIEPGVTQQQLSRYLLEHDLPLWMDSTGAGPDTSLMGNILERGFGHSPYGNRFQNVAGMRIVLANGEVVDTGFGHFPTAGNHRVYPYGVGPFVDGLFTQSNMGIVTSLGLWLMPKTTALNHFLCTVEEHADIAPVIDVLRPLRMDGTLRSIVHIGNDLRVLSGGSTFPRQLAGDATPLPEALRAQMRRAAGVGAWTVSGALYGNPDQVAAARRAVRRALHATRARVRFLDERKLAAGALVARLLGRTRLGRQLTAKVALGRSLFEMNRGIPNGRFLAGAYWRRRGGLPADFPVNANPALDNCGMLWVSPVLPMRGADLLRVHALAEPIFGAHRFDLFVTFSMINERALGGVLTVTYDKEDPEEAARAGRCYRQLFDTLVGAGYIPYRVGLQSMADLDNGNDTYWQMIGRIKAALDPHGVIAPGRYAGKGVSD, from the coding sequence ATGGCGACTGCAGCCTCGCCGGTGGACGCCGCGCTGGCGGCATGGCGCAGCGTGCTCGGGCCGGACCGTGTCGTAACGGATGCCGCCGTGCTTGGGCGCTATGCCGCCAGCACGTCGTCGTGGAGCACGCAGCCCGTCGCCATCCTGCACCCGCATAATACCGATGAGGTGGTCCGTATTGTCCAGGGGGCAACCTCTGGCCGCGTCCCGCTGTACCCGATCAGCGCCGGCCGCAACTGGGGCTATGGCGACGCATGCGCGCCTGGCGACGGCCATGCGATCGTCGATCTTACGGGCATGAACCGCATCCTGGAGGTGAACGCCGAGCTGGCCTACGTCGTGATCGAGCCAGGCGTCACGCAGCAACAGCTGTCGCGCTATCTGCTGGAACACGATTTGCCGTTGTGGATGGACTCGACGGGCGCCGGCCCCGATACAAGCCTGATGGGCAATATCCTGGAGCGGGGTTTCGGCCATTCGCCCTACGGCAACCGGTTTCAGAACGTGGCCGGCATGCGCATCGTGCTGGCCAACGGCGAGGTGGTCGACACCGGCTTCGGCCACTTTCCCACCGCCGGCAATCACCGCGTCTATCCTTATGGTGTGGGGCCGTTCGTGGACGGACTCTTTACCCAGTCGAACATGGGGATCGTCACAAGCCTGGGGCTGTGGCTGATGCCGAAAACAACCGCGCTCAACCATTTCCTGTGCACGGTGGAGGAGCATGCCGACATCGCGCCCGTCATCGACGTGTTGCGCCCGCTGCGCATGGACGGTACCCTGCGCAGCATCGTGCACATCGGCAACGACCTGCGTGTGCTGTCGGGCGGGAGCACATTTCCGCGCCAGCTGGCCGGGGACGCTACACCGCTGCCGGAGGCGCTGCGTGCGCAGATGCGCCGCGCCGCTGGCGTGGGCGCCTGGACGGTATCCGGCGCGCTGTACGGCAACCCGGACCAGGTGGCGGCCGCCCGGCGTGCCGTGCGCCGCGCCTTGCATGCCACGCGGGCACGGGTCCGGTTTCTCGACGAACGCAAGCTTGCGGCAGGCGCCCTTGTCGCGCGCCTGCTGGGCCGCACGCGACTCGGCAGACAGCTGACGGCCAAGGTCGCGCTGGGACGTTCGCTGTTCGAGATGAACCGCGGCATTCCGAACGGTCGCTTCCTGGCAGGCGCGTACTGGCGCCGCCGCGGCGGCCTGCCGGCGGATTTCCCGGTCAACGCCAACCCCGCGCTGGACAACTGCGGCATGCTGTGGGTGTCGCCCGTGCTGCCGATGCGCGGCGCCGACCTGCTGCGGGTGCATGCGCTGGCCGAACCGATCTTCGGCGCGCACCGCTTCGACCTGTTTGTCACGTTCAGCATGATCAACGAACGGGCGCTGGGCGGCGTGCTCACGGTAACTTATGACAAGGAGGATCCGGAAGAGGCCGCTCGCGCCGGTCGGTGCTACCGCCAGCTGTTCGACACGCTGGTGGGCGCCGGGTACATCCCCTACCGCGTGGGGCTGCAGTCGATGGCCGATCTGGACAATGGCAACGACACGTACTGGCAGATGATCGGCCGCATCAAGGCCGCGCTCGACCCGCATGGCGTTATCGCGCCCGGGCGGTACGCGGGGAAGGGCGTATCGGACTGA
- the prsT gene encoding XrtA/PEP-CTERM system TPR-repeat protein PrsT, which translates to MRPYPFRTVLSALPLLLALGACHRQPPTDDLLADARRYRDKGDVKAAIIQLKNAVQQQPELADVRLMLGQMYLESGDMLSAEKELRRARDAGAPRADVLPALGKALLAQGQFEGTLTATADATDAPALALRGQAMLGLGRVDDARAAFDDALRKQPGMTEATLGLARVALAADNAAQAHQLTQQAVAASPGDIESLRLQGEMQRAANEPDGARATYERILALKPDNVQTRVDLANLDIETGRFAEAREHIARARKAQPHSLPIFYSQALLDFREGHFKTAREQLQQVLRAVPDHMPSVLLAGAVEVALGADTQAERYLLQFLGADPGNAYAVKLLATVALRNGKPDDVLKLVRPLLRRTPDDVELLALAGEAEMRARRFTEAAAHFQKASSLKPDVAGLRLAHGVSRLGLGDNSRAIAELEQASQAAGDPGRAGVLLVLTHLREQQFDKALATVDEMLRKDDTAMLRNLRGGVLLARSDVDGARAGFMHALDKDGLYQPALDNLAQLDIVARKPDDARQRYEAALARDKKNAALMTALARLATLQGKSDEAMRWLERASKENPGAAAPAQLLATYYLQAGEKQKAVTLAQKLQATDPGDARALAVLAQAQAASGQTEAALESYDKLSVLQPTSAAVQLRIATLHLVASHLDDALLAARKAARLEPDNDEAALLLSSLLIEKNLLSEAGSLAHGWQTRRADSPTGWKLEGDLLMVQQKPLEALQRYEKAFGLMPSGPLQIAMHRALVAAHRAPEARTRMTAWLDRQPGDLPTRMYFASALLSANEFDSASKQYLEVVKRSPENVVALNDLAWALLQSKDARALTYAEKAHRLAPRNAAVADTLAAVLLDKGDTARALALLKKAVQGAPQAADLRFHLAQALYKAGDRKAARAQCEQLLTRHDFKRRDEVRQMLAQL; encoded by the coding sequence ATGCGTCCGTATCCGTTTCGCACCGTCCTGTCCGCCCTGCCCCTGCTGCTTGCGCTGGGCGCCTGCCATCGCCAGCCGCCCACCGACGACCTGCTGGCCGACGCCCGCCGCTATCGCGACAAGGGCGACGTCAAGGCAGCGATCATCCAGCTGAAAAATGCCGTCCAGCAGCAGCCGGAGCTGGCCGACGTGCGCCTGATGCTGGGCCAGATGTACCTGGAAAGCGGCGACATGCTGTCGGCGGAAAAGGAACTGCGGCGGGCGCGGGACGCGGGGGCGCCGCGCGCCGACGTGCTGCCGGCGCTGGGCAAGGCGCTGCTGGCACAGGGCCAATTCGAAGGGACCCTGACGGCAACGGCCGATGCCACGGACGCGCCGGCGTTGGCCTTGCGCGGCCAGGCAATGCTGGGCCTGGGTCGCGTGGACGACGCCCGCGCCGCGTTCGACGACGCACTGCGCAAGCAGCCGGGAATGACGGAAGCGACGCTGGGCCTGGCGCGTGTGGCGCTGGCGGCGGACAATGCGGCGCAGGCCCACCAGCTGACGCAACAGGCCGTGGCCGCCAGTCCCGGCGATATCGAATCGCTGCGGCTGCAGGGCGAGATGCAGCGCGCCGCCAACGAACCGGATGGCGCGCGTGCCACCTACGAACGCATCCTTGCGCTGAAACCGGATAACGTGCAGACGCGGGTGGATCTGGCCAACCTCGATATCGAGACGGGCCGCTTCGCCGAAGCGCGCGAACACATCGCCAGGGCGCGCAAGGCGCAGCCGCACAGCCTGCCGATCTTCTATTCGCAGGCATTGCTGGATTTCCGCGAGGGCCATTTCAAGACGGCGCGGGAGCAGTTGCAGCAGGTGCTGCGGGCCGTACCGGACCATATGCCGAGCGTGCTGCTGGCCGGTGCCGTCGAGGTGGCGCTGGGTGCCGACACGCAGGCCGAGCGCTACCTTTTGCAATTCCTGGGGGCCGATCCCGGCAATGCCTACGCCGTCAAGCTGCTGGCCACTGTAGCGCTGCGCAACGGCAAGCCCGACGACGTACTCAAGCTGGTCCGGCCGCTCCTCAGGCGTACGCCGGACGACGTCGAGCTGCTGGCCCTGGCCGGAGAGGCGGAAATGCGGGCCCGGCGGTTCACGGAGGCCGCCGCCCACTTCCAGAAAGCCAGCAGCCTGAAGCCGGACGTGGCCGGCCTGCGGCTGGCGCACGGTGTCAGCCGGCTGGGCCTGGGCGACAATTCCCGTGCGATCGCGGAACTGGAGCAGGCCAGCCAGGCCGCCGGCGATCCCGGCCGCGCCGGCGTGCTGCTGGTGCTGACGCATCTGCGCGAACAACAGTTCGACAAGGCGCTGGCAACCGTCGACGAGATGCTCCGCAAGGACGACACGGCGATGCTGCGCAACCTGCGCGGCGGCGTACTGCTGGCCCGCAGCGACGTCGATGGCGCCCGAGCCGGCTTCATGCACGCGCTGGACAAGGATGGACTGTACCAGCCCGCCCTGGACAATCTGGCCCAGCTGGACATCGTCGCGCGCAAGCCCGACGATGCGCGGCAGCGCTACGAAGCGGCGCTGGCACGCGACAAGAAGAATGCCGCGCTGATGACGGCGCTGGCCCGGCTGGCGACGCTGCAGGGCAAGTCGGACGAGGCGATGCGCTGGCTGGAGCGGGCCAGCAAGGAAAATCCGGGGGCCGCGGCGCCGGCGCAACTGCTGGCGACTTACTACCTGCAGGCCGGCGAGAAACAGAAGGCCGTCACGCTGGCGCAGAAACTGCAAGCCACCGACCCGGGCGACGCGAGGGCGCTGGCCGTGCTGGCCCAGGCCCAGGCGGCATCCGGCCAGACGGAGGCGGCACTGGAGAGCTACGACAAACTGTCCGTGCTGCAGCCGACATCGGCGGCGGTCCAGCTGCGCATTGCGACCCTGCACCTCGTCGCCAGCCACCTGGACGACGCCTTGCTGGCGGCCCGCAAGGCGGCCAGGCTGGAGCCGGACAACGACGAAGCGGCGTTACTGCTATCGAGCCTGCTGATCGAGAAGAACCTGCTGAGCGAAGCCGGCTCGCTGGCGCATGGCTGGCAGACCCGGCGCGCCGATTCGCCAACGGGCTGGAAGCTTGAAGGCGACTTGCTGATGGTGCAGCAAAAGCCGCTGGAGGCGCTGCAACGCTATGAAAAGGCGTTTGGCCTGATGCCTTCGGGCCCGCTGCAGATCGCCATGCACCGCGCACTGGTGGCCGCCCACCGTGCGCCGGAGGCAAGGACACGCATGACCGCATGGCTGGACCGTCAGCCGGGGGACCTGCCGACGCGGATGTATTTTGCTAGCGCCCTGCTGTCGGCAAACGAGTTCGACAGCGCCAGCAAGCAGTACCTGGAAGTCGTCAAGCGCTCGCCCGAGAACGTCGTGGCGCTGAACGACCTGGCCTGGGCGCTGTTGCAGAGCAAGGATGCGCGTGCGCTGACCTACGCCGAGAAAGCCCATCGACTGGCGCCGCGCAACGCGGCCGTCGCCGACACGCTGGCAGCCGTGTTGCTGGACAAAGGCGACACGGCACGCGCACTGGCGCTGCTGAAGAAAGCCGTCCAGGGAGCGCCGCAGGCCGCCGACCTCCGCTTCCACCTGGCGCAGGCACTGTACAAGGCGGGCGACCGCAAAGCCGCGCGCGCCCAGTGCGAGCAGCTGCTGACCCGGCACGACTTCAAACGGCGCGATGAAGTGCGGCAGATGCTGGCCCAGCTGTAA
- a CDS encoding LuxR C-terminal-related transcriptional regulator: MMPLTQPNVHIMHRDAVMTAGLHALLATPAEFALTAHGCQPPAQAQVVVADYDTGIELARQLPQGRFGQAARVLIVTQRDKEWEVRTAMDAGVHGYLLQGCSPDELVRAVRQLSQGMRYLSEAVTRCVADSLSRETLTGRETDVLQLLAKGCCNKSIARELGIGVGTVKTHVKGLMSKLDATARTHAVVVATQRGLIDAGRRPAPFITGEPVQRGVARQSLQ; this comes from the coding sequence ATGATGCCACTTACTCAGCCGAACGTTCACATCATGCACCGCGACGCCGTGATGACGGCGGGCCTGCACGCTCTGCTTGCCACGCCAGCCGAATTCGCGCTCACGGCTCATGGTTGCCAGCCGCCGGCCCAAGCGCAGGTGGTCGTCGCGGACTATGACACGGGCATCGAGCTGGCGCGCCAGCTGCCGCAGGGCCGTTTCGGCCAGGCGGCGCGGGTGCTGATCGTGACGCAGCGGGACAAGGAATGGGAAGTGCGCACGGCCATGGATGCCGGCGTGCACGGCTACCTGCTGCAGGGCTGCTCGCCGGACGAACTGGTGCGCGCCGTGCGGCAGCTCAGCCAGGGGATGCGCTACCTGAGCGAAGCCGTCACCCGCTGCGTTGCCGACAGCCTCAGCCGCGAGACGCTGACGGGCCGCGAAACCGACGTGCTGCAGCTGCTGGCCAAGGGGTGCTGCAACAAGTCGATCGCGCGCGAGCTGGGCATTGGCGTCGGCACCGTCAAGACGCACGTCAAGGGCCTGATGAGCAAGCTGGACGCCACGGCGCGCACGCATGCCGTCGTGGTTGCCACGCAGCGCGGCCTGATCGACGCCGGGCGCCGGCCCGCGCCATTCATCACGGGCGAACCGGTGCAGCGGGGGGTTGCCCGGCAGTCGTTGCAGTAG
- a CDS encoding Hpt domain-containing protein: MTAYASAHDETIFCVDELVEALGNDERAVRRVVRIVRDCISLGIEPLNMAGEAVQQARFMEARRIVHQLRDSVTELGAKRFVAACLGLELALAEGKVLQIPLLFSAAESELRVLIEHAGAWLDQHEGRAAAR, from the coding sequence ATGACGGCCTATGCAAGTGCCCATGACGAAACGATTTTTTGCGTCGACGAGCTGGTGGAAGCGCTCGGCAACGACGAACGTGCGGTGCGCAGGGTGGTGCGCATCGTGCGCGACTGTATCAGCCTCGGCATCGAACCGCTGAACATGGCGGGCGAGGCCGTGCAGCAGGCCCGCTTCATGGAAGCGCGCCGCATCGTTCATCAACTGCGCGACAGCGTGACCGAGCTGGGCGCCAAGCGGTTCGTGGCCGCCTGCCTGGGACTGGAACTGGCGCTGGCGGAAGGGAAAGTGTTACAGATTCCCCTGCTGTTTTCCGCGGCGGAGTCGGAACTGCGGGTCCTGATCGAGCATGCCGGCGCCTGGCTGGACCAGCATGAGGGCCGCGCCGCCGCCCGCTGA
- a CDS encoding alpha/beta hydrolase → MDVITSAVTAAIAEGGGSAAYQMLKSRLAAKSPRVAEALLDLEQDPGSLSRQFALSDALAAAGLAGDRYLRAAARNLLDEVERRQARVATHEARAHVDPEGVPSHAVMQVFFATDRQQTGDRHPARQFGVARGPVSYGSCEVGIPRDHRMGELESPSLLRLQFRPDPDRHVVLMRTELATREQFFPTVSQAIAASANRAALLFVHGFRVSFEDAARRTAQIAYDLGFAGVPLFYSWPSQGRLSGYLVDETNVEWAQAGLTAFLADFLADTQAEHVYLLAHSMGNRALTRAAAAVIAGRPDLASRLREIILTAPDIDADVFRRDIVPALTAGGSPVTLYASSNDEAMQVSKKMHGYPRAGDGGDGLVVAAGLETIDASGVDTSFIGHSYYAQGRSALGDMYYLINQRLRANQRFGLHPVEAPGGRYWTFNE, encoded by the coding sequence ATGGATGTCATCACTTCCGCAGTGACGGCGGCAATCGCCGAGGGCGGCGGCAGCGCTGCCTACCAGATGCTCAAAAGCCGTCTTGCGGCCAAGTCGCCGCGCGTCGCGGAAGCCCTGCTCGACCTGGAGCAGGATCCCGGTTCCCTGTCGCGCCAGTTCGCCTTGTCGGACGCGCTGGCGGCGGCGGGCCTGGCGGGCGACCGCTACCTGCGCGCCGCGGCACGCAACCTGCTGGACGAAGTCGAGCGGCGCCAGGCGCGCGTGGCAACGCATGAGGCGCGAGCGCACGTGGACCCGGAAGGCGTACCGAGCCATGCCGTCATGCAGGTGTTTTTCGCCACCGACCGCCAGCAGACGGGCGACCGCCATCCGGCCCGCCAGTTCGGGGTCGCACGCGGCCCCGTCAGTTACGGCAGCTGCGAGGTCGGCATCCCGCGCGACCACCGCATGGGCGAGCTCGAGTCGCCGTCGCTGCTGCGCCTGCAGTTCCGGCCCGATCCGGACCGCCACGTCGTGCTGATGCGCACCGAGCTGGCCACCCGCGAACAATTCTTCCCCACCGTTTCCCAGGCTATCGCCGCCAGCGCCAACCGTGCGGCGCTGCTGTTCGTGCACGGCTTTCGCGTCAGCTTCGAGGACGCGGCGCGGCGCACGGCCCAGATCGCCTACGACCTGGGCTTTGCCGGCGTGCCCTTGTTCTACAGCTGGCCATCGCAGGGGCGGCTGTCCGGCTATCTGGTCGATGAAACCAATGTTGAATGGGCCCAGGCGGGACTGACGGCGTTCCTGGCGGACTTCCTGGCGGACACGCAGGCCGAGCACGTCTATCTGCTGGCCCACAGCATGGGCAATCGCGCGCTGACGCGCGCCGCGGCGGCCGTGATCGCCGGCCGTCCCGACCTGGCGAGCCGGCTGCGTGAAATCATCCTGACGGCGCCGGATATCGATGCGGACGTGTTCCGCCGCGATATCGTGCCTGCGCTGACCGCCGGCGGCAGTCCCGTCACGCTGTATGCGTCGTCCAATGACGAGGCGATGCAGGTATCGAAGAAGATGCACGGCTACCCCCGCGCCGGCGACGGCGGCGATGGACTGGTCGTGGCGGCGGGGCTGGAGACGATCGATGCGAGCGGGGTCGATACGAGTTTTATCGGTCACTCGTACTACGCGCAAGGCCGTTCGGCCCTGGGCGACATGTATTACCTGATCAATCAGCGGTTGCGCGCGAACCAGCGCTTCGGCCTGCATCCGGTCGAGGCGCCCGGCGGGCGCTACTGGACGTTCAACGAATGA
- a CDS encoding TonB-dependent receptor: protein MSKPLHSPIAAAILVLVGSAASAQNTDEPVATVIVSASADASAAGLSRAYSGGQVARGGRLGLLGNVDVMDTPFNATSYTQQLIQDQGARGVADVLQNDPSVRIARGFGNFQELYVIRGFAVNSDDLAYNGLYGLLPRQFVASELLERVEVFRGANSFLNGAAPGGGGIGGSINLVPKRAGNAALTSATAGIESGGQKYGAVDIGRRFGPDNRAGIRVNGVRRDGGTAVDREDRELSVASVGFDWNGGHYRLSADVGYQDQELTAPRTSVTLAAGIPVPSAPDAGRNFSQPWTVSKERDTFGTLRGELDLAAGTVGWAAFGARSGHESNVLNTTTATGAGGAASMYRFDNERKDTVRTGEIGIRTKLRTGTVGHSLSATASGFSSDSRNAYAMSDFGAGAIATNLYAPVDAPAPAATFFTGGRLDDPRTTAKTILSSYAVADTLALADERVLLTVGLRHQRIKDASYHYDTGVQESRYDASRNTPVAAVVFKAMKNLSLYANYIEGLQKGQVAAGDVSNIGQTFAPTVSRQKEIGAKYDAGTVGLTAALFTTAQPQATIVDRVFGLNGEQRNQGVEFSVFGQPLRGLRLLGGLTLLDAEQRRTQGGATDGNDVIGVPHTQMNLGADWDVPGVPGLALTGRVNYTSKQYADAANLQRVPSWTRTDLGARYITRLGERTLTVRARIDNAFDRDYWASAGGYPGQGYLVLAAPRTFVLSGTLEF from the coding sequence ATGTCCAAGCCTCTCCATTCCCCCATTGCTGCGGCGATTCTCGTCCTGGTTGGCAGCGCGGCCTCCGCCCAGAACACCGACGAGCCCGTCGCCACCGTCATCGTCAGCGCGTCGGCGGACGCTTCCGCCGCCGGCCTGTCGCGCGCCTACTCCGGCGGCCAGGTGGCCCGTGGCGGCCGGCTCGGGCTGCTGGGCAATGTCGACGTGATGGACACGCCGTTCAACGCCACCAGCTACACGCAGCAGCTGATCCAGGATCAGGGCGCGCGGGGCGTGGCCGACGTGCTGCAGAACGATCCGTCCGTGCGCATCGCACGCGGCTTCGGCAACTTCCAGGAGCTCTACGTGATCCGCGGCTTTGCCGTCAATTCGGACGACCTGGCGTATAACGGCCTGTACGGCCTGCTGCCGCGCCAGTTCGTCGCCTCCGAACTGCTGGAGCGCGTGGAAGTGTTCCGCGGCGCGAACTCCTTCCTGAACGGCGCCGCGCCGGGCGGCGGCGGCATCGGCGGCTCCATCAACCTGGTGCCGAAGCGGGCCGGCAACGCGGCGCTGACGTCGGCCACGGCCGGCATCGAGTCCGGCGGGCAGAAATACGGCGCCGTCGACATCGGCCGCCGCTTCGGGCCGGACAACCGCGCCGGCATCCGTGTCAACGGCGTCCGGCGCGATGGCGGCACGGCCGTCGACCGCGAAGACCGCGAACTGTCCGTTGCCTCTGTCGGCTTCGACTGGAATGGCGGCCATTACCGTCTGTCGGCCGACGTGGGCTACCAGGATCAGGAACTGACGGCGCCGCGCACCAGCGTGACGCTGGCCGCCGGCATCCCCGTTCCGTCCGCGCCGGACGCCGGCCGCAATTTTTCGCAGCCGTGGACAGTCTCGAAAGAGCGCGACACCTTCGGCACATTGCGCGGCGAGCTGGACCTGGCTGCCGGCACGGTGGGCTGGGCCGCGTTCGGCGCCCGCTCCGGGCACGAATCGAACGTGCTGAACACCACCACCGCCACGGGCGCTGGCGGCGCGGCGTCGATGTACCGCTTCGACAACGAGCGCAAGGACACGGTGCGGACCGGCGAAATCGGCATCCGCACGAAATTGCGCACGGGGACCGTCGGCCACAGCCTGTCGGCCACGGCCAGCGGCTTCTCCAGCGATTCGCGCAATGCCTATGCGATGAGCGACTTCGGCGCCGGCGCGATCGCAACGAACCTGTACGCGCCGGTCGATGCGCCCGCCCCTGCCGCCACGTTCTTCACGGGCGGCCGCCTGGACGATCCACGCACGACGGCCAAAACCATCCTGTCCAGCTATGCGGTGGCCGACACGCTGGCACTGGCCGACGAGCGCGTGCTGCTGACGGTGGGCCTGCGCCACCAGCGCATCAAGGATGCCAGCTACCACTACGACACGGGCGTGCAGGAATCGCGCTACGACGCCAGTCGCAATACGCCGGTGGCCGCCGTGGTCTTCAAGGCCATGAAGAACCTGTCGCTGTACGCCAACTATATCGAGGGGCTGCAGAAGGGCCAGGTGGCGGCGGGCGACGTCAGCAATATCGGCCAGACGTTCGCCCCGACCGTGTCGCGCCAGAAGGAGATCGGCGCGAAATACGATGCGGGCACGGTGGGCTTGACGGCGGCCCTGTTTACCACGGCCCAGCCGCAGGCGACGATCGTCGACCGCGTGTTCGGCCTGAACGGCGAGCAGCGCAACCAGGGTGTGGAATTCTCCGTGTTCGGGCAGCCGCTGCGGGGCCTGCGCCTGCTGGGCGGCCTGACCCTGCTGGACGCGGAACAGCGGCGCACGCAGGGCGGCGCCACGGACGGCAACGACGTCATCGGCGTACCGCATACCCAAATGAACCTGGGCGCCGACTGGGACGTGCCGGGCGTGCCGGGACTGGCGCTGACAGGACGCGTCAACTACACCTCGAAGCAGTATGCCGATGCGGCCAACCTGCAGCGCGTGCCGTCGTGGACCCGCACGGACCTGGGCGCGCGCTACATCACGCGCCTGGGCGAGCGTACGCTGACCGTGCGTGCCCGCATCGACAACGCCTTCGACCGCGACTATTGGGCGTCCGCCGGCGGCTACCCCGGCCAGGGCTATCTGGTGCTGGCCGCGCCGCGCACGTTCGTCCTGTCCGGCACGCTTGAGTTCTGA
- a CDS encoding PepSY-associated TM helix domain-containing protein translates to MTPVTIRRWAWIHKWSSLVCTVFMLLLCITGLPLIYHHEIGHLLGTEVESAPMPADTPKAELDRVIAAAKATFPGKQMLYMSQEPDDDTIWNMTLGDNGADTNFKFTVVDARTAQALPTPQFEGSFMSVMFHLHVDLYAGLWGKLFLGLMGLLLLVAIVSGVVLYAPFMRKLDFGTVRRERTPRTKWLDLHNLLGIVTLTWLFVVGATGMINTWADLLFKYWQSTEMAEMVAPYKNAPPLKTFGSMDRAVAAAKALEPDMKIGFIAFPGTPFTSEHHYGVFMTGDTPLTSRLYKPVLIDAQTSRITDSRDLPWYLTGLLLSQPLHFGDYGGQLMKFLWAALDVATIVVLGSGLYLWLKRGVPVPARAGRPELDEAGMAPALASQGDAR, encoded by the coding sequence ATGACGCCTGTCACCATTCGCCGTTGGGCCTGGATCCACAAGTGGAGCAGCCTCGTCTGCACCGTATTCATGCTGCTGCTGTGCATAACCGGCTTGCCGCTGATCTATCACCACGAGATCGGCCACCTGCTGGGCACGGAGGTCGAGTCGGCGCCGATGCCGGCCGACACACCCAAGGCCGAACTGGACCGCGTGATTGCTGCCGCCAAGGCAACATTCCCCGGCAAGCAGATGCTGTACATGTCGCAGGAACCGGACGACGACACGATCTGGAACATGACGTTGGGCGACAACGGCGCCGACACGAATTTCAAGTTCACGGTGGTGGATGCGCGCACGGCGCAAGCCCTGCCCACGCCGCAGTTCGAAGGCAGCTTCATGTCCGTCATGTTCCACCTGCACGTGGACCTGTACGCCGGCCTGTGGGGCAAGCTGTTCCTCGGCCTGATGGGTCTGTTGCTGCTGGTGGCGATCGTTTCCGGCGTCGTGCTGTATGCGCCGTTCATGCGCAAGCTCGATTTCGGTACCGTGCGCCGCGAGCGCACGCCGCGCACCAAGTGGCTCGACCTGCACAACCTGCTGGGCATCGTCACGCTGACGTGGCTGTTCGTTGTCGGCGCCACCGGCATGATCAACACGTGGGCCGACCTGCTGTTCAAATACTGGCAGTCGACGGAGATGGCCGAAATGGTCGCGCCGTACAAGAACGCGCCGCCGCTCAAAACCTTCGGTTCGATGGACCGGGCCGTGGCTGCGGCGAAGGCGCTGGAGCCGGACATGAAGATCGGCTTCATCGCGTTCCCCGGCACGCCATTCACGAGCGAGCACCACTATGGCGTCTTCATGACCGGCGATACGCCGCTGACGTCGCGCCTGTACAAGCCCGTGCTGATCGACGCGCAGACCAGCAGGATCACCGACAGCCGCGACCTGCCGTGGTACCTGACGGGGCTGCTGCTGTCGCAGCCGCTGCACTTCGGCGATTACGGCGGGCAGCTGATGAAGTTCCTGTGGGCCGCGCTGGATGTGGCGACGATCGTCGTGCTGGGCAGCGGCCTGTACCTCTGGCTCAAGCGCGGCGTGCCCGTGCCCGCGCGCGCCGGCAGGCCGGAGCTGGACGAGGCGGGCATGGCGCCTGCGCTGGCCAGCCAGGGAGACGCGCGATGA